One Rhodoluna sp. KAS3 DNA window includes the following coding sequences:
- the ettA gene encoding energy-dependent translational throttle protein EttA: MAEFIYQMIKARKAHGDKVILDDVTLAFLPGAKIGVVGPNGAGKSTVLKIMAGLDTPSNGEARLSPEHTVGILMQEPPLDETLTVLGNVELAVKDTKAKLDRFNEISALMAEPDADFDALLEEMGHLQEQIDHLDAWDLDSQLEQAMDALRCPPGDTPVTNLSGGERRRVALCKLLLEKPDLLLLDEPTNHLDAESVLWLEQHLAKYPGAVLAVTHDRYFLDNVAQWILELDRGRAYPYEGNYSTYLEKKRERLEVQGKKDAKLAKRLSEELDWVRSSPKARQTKSKARLAKYEEMAAEADRTRKLDFEEIQIPMGPRLGDIVIEAKNLQKGFDGRSLINGLSFSLPRNGIVGVIGPNGVGKSTLFKTIVGLEKLDGGDLKIGETVKISYVDQSREGIDPNKSLWEVVSGGLDYMQVGNQEVPSRAYVAAFGFKGPDQQKAAGVLSGGERNRLNLALTLKQGGNLLLLDEPTNDLDVETLGSLENALLAFPGCAVVITHDRWFLDRVASHILAYEGSDDNPDQWYWFEGNFEAYEENKIARLGADAAKPHRSTYRRLTRD; encoded by the coding sequence ATGGCTGAATTCATCTATCAGATGATCAAGGCGCGAAAAGCGCACGGCGACAAAGTAATCCTCGATGATGTAACCCTGGCTTTTTTGCCAGGTGCAAAAATCGGTGTTGTCGGACCAAACGGAGCAGGTAAGTCAACCGTTCTGAAAATTATGGCTGGCCTTGACACCCCAAGTAATGGTGAGGCCCGACTAAGCCCAGAGCACACCGTTGGCATTCTTATGCAGGAGCCGCCGCTTGACGAGACCCTGACCGTTCTTGGCAACGTTGAGCTGGCCGTGAAGGACACCAAGGCCAAGTTGGACCGCTTCAATGAAATCTCAGCTTTGATGGCCGAGCCAGATGCCGACTTTGATGCCCTGCTTGAAGAGATGGGTCACCTGCAGGAGCAAATTGACCACCTTGACGCGTGGGATCTCGACTCGCAGCTTGAGCAGGCAATGGATGCGCTGCGCTGCCCACCGGGCGACACTCCAGTAACTAACCTTTCAGGTGGTGAGCGTCGCCGAGTCGCCCTATGTAAGTTGCTGCTTGAGAAGCCTGACCTGCTACTTCTTGACGAACCGACTAACCACCTCGACGCCGAGTCTGTCCTATGGCTAGAGCAGCACCTAGCCAAGTATCCGGGTGCTGTATTGGCTGTTACCCACGACCGATACTTCCTTGACAACGTTGCCCAGTGGATCCTTGAATTGGACCGAGGCCGCGCCTACCCATACGAGGGTAACTACTCGACCTACCTAGAGAAGAAGCGTGAACGTCTTGAGGTACAGGGTAAGAAAGATGCCAAACTAGCCAAGCGTCTTAGCGAAGAACTTGACTGGGTTAGATCTTCACCGAAGGCACGCCAGACTAAGTCAAAGGCGCGTTTGGCCAAGTATGAAGAGATGGCTGCTGAGGCGGACCGCACCAGAAAGCTGGACTTTGAAGAAATTCAGATTCCAATGGGTCCACGTCTCGGTGACATTGTTATTGAAGCCAAGAACCTGCAAAAGGGTTTTGATGGTCGTTCGTTGATCAACGGCCTATCCTTCAGCCTGCCTCGCAACGGAATCGTTGGTGTTATTGGTCCAAACGGTGTTGGAAAGTCAACGCTGTTCAAGACCATTGTTGGCCTCGAAAAACTTGATGGCGGTGACTTGAAGATTGGTGAGACCGTCAAGATTTCCTATGTTGACCAGTCTCGCGAAGGAATCGATCCGAACAAGAGCCTTTGGGAAGTCGTGTCAGGCGGCCTCGACTACATGCAGGTCGGAAACCAAGAAGTGCCTTCACGTGCCTACGTCGCAGCCTTTGGATTTAAGGGCCCAGACCAGCAGAAGGCTGCCGGAGTGCTTTCCGGCGGTGAGCGTAACCGCCTAAACCTTGCCCTAACTCTGAAGCAGGGCGGAAACCTACTGCTCCTTGACGAACCAACCAACGACTTGGATGTTGAGACCCTGGGTAGCCTCGAAAACGCTTTGTTGGCCTTCCCTGGCTGTGCAGTTGTGATTACCCACGACCGTTGGTTCCTGGACCGTGTGGCATCACACATCCTGGCCTACGAGGGCAGCGATGACAACCCAGATCAGTGGTACTGGTTTGAAGGTAACTTCGAAGCGTACGAAGAAAATAAAATTGCCCGCCTAGGTGCCGATGCGGCCAAACCGCACCGCTCCACCTATCGCCGCCTGACTCGCGACTAA
- a CDS encoding single-stranded DNA-binding protein, whose amino-acid sequence MSESLAVSGLVATTPRHLVTQDGLPITSFRLASSQRRFDRSANKWVDGETNWFTVTAFRQLAINAAGSVSKGDRVTLFGRLRVRDWDNGERAGTSVEIEADSLGHDLTWGSSVFTRTVLVREFDESEEPPAMIDDAPELVGAGKTK is encoded by the coding sequence ATGTCGGAGTCGCTCGCAGTTTCTGGTTTAGTGGCAACAACACCGCGTCATCTGGTTACCCAGGACGGACTACCAATCACGTCTTTTCGACTGGCATCATCGCAACGGCGCTTTGATCGCTCAGCTAATAAATGGGTCGACGGCGAGACCAACTGGTTCACCGTCACCGCATTCCGCCAATTGGCAATCAACGCAGCGGGTTCCGTTTCCAAGGGTGATCGAGTCACGCTTTTCGGCAGACTTCGAGTTCGCGATTGGGACAACGGCGAACGCGCCGGTACCTCGGTTGAAATTGAGGCGGACAGCCTCGGGCACGACCTAACCTGGGGCAGTTCGGTGTTTACCAGAACGGTTCTGGTTCGAGAGTTTGACGAGTCGGAAGAACCACCGGCCATGATCGACGACGCACCCGAGTTGGTTGGCGCCGGTAAAACCAAGTAA
- the msrA gene encoding peptide-methionine (S)-S-oxide reductase MsrA, protein MMSFVLGGGCFWCLDSAYMQVAGVSDVVVGYMGGASPNPGYEAVCSGTTGHVEVAEVIFDETVIPAEVILDMFFTMHDPTQLNRQGHDVGTQYRSVMFYRDEAQRILFESAIERAKSVWGPNIVTAVEPAVEFWIGEEYHQDFFAKNPFQGYCNAVVAPKMAKIRESFTSFIK, encoded by the coding sequence ATGATGAGTTTCGTTCTTGGTGGTGGCTGTTTCTGGTGCCTTGATAGCGCCTACATGCAGGTGGCCGGTGTTTCTGACGTGGTCGTTGGTTATATGGGTGGCGCCTCACCTAACCCCGGTTACGAGGCTGTTTGCTCGGGAACCACGGGGCACGTTGAAGTAGCAGAAGTGATCTTTGACGAGACGGTTATTCCGGCCGAGGTCATCCTGGACATGTTCTTTACGATGCACGACCCTACCCAGCTAAACCGACAGGGGCATGACGTTGGCACTCAGTATCGTTCGGTTATGTTTTACCGCGATGAAGCTCAGCGGATTCTGTTTGAATCGGCAATCGAGCGAGCCAAGTCAGTTTGGGGTCCGAACATCGTGACTGCTGTTGAGCCAGCCGTTGAGTTTTGGATTGGTGAGGAATACCACCAGGATTTCTTTGCCAAAAACCCGTTTCAGGGTTACTGCAATGCTGTGGTTGCGCCGAAAATGGCAAAAATTCGCGAATCATTCACAAGCTTCATTAAGTAG
- a CDS encoding aldo/keto reductase: MSYQAADDRYSSMNYRRTGKSGLKLPELSLGLWHNFGTNDSMTNQRAILRRAFDLGITHFDLANNYGPVPGSAEENFGVHLDKDFRPYRDELVISTKAGYDMWPGPYGEWGSRKYLLASLDQSLKRMNLDYVDIFYSHRFDPNTPLEETMGALATAVHSGRALYAGISSYDAEQTRQAKAILESKGVPLLIHQPRYSMFDRTAEKSLFDTLGAEGIGSIVFSPLAQGLLSDRYLGGVAPKGSRAALNHFLKAQNISDDYLLHANALNEIAKQRGQTLSQLALSWVLRQPTVTSALIGVSSVKQLEQNVATLSSPKLSLEEIRAIEPHAIHGLGLN, from the coding sequence ATGAGCTATCAAGCAGCGGATGACCGCTATTCGAGCATGAACTATCGCCGCACTGGAAAGAGTGGATTGAAGCTTCCGGAGCTTTCACTCGGACTGTGGCACAACTTTGGCACCAATGATTCGATGACGAATCAGCGTGCAATTTTGCGTCGAGCATTTGACTTAGGAATCACCCACTTTGATCTGGCCAATAACTACGGTCCGGTTCCCGGATCAGCCGAAGAAAATTTTGGTGTCCACCTCGACAAGGACTTCAGACCTTACCGCGACGAGCTTGTAATCTCAACCAAAGCCGGTTACGACATGTGGCCTGGGCCTTACGGTGAATGGGGTTCACGCAAGTACCTACTCGCTTCACTCGACCAAAGCCTGAAGCGCATGAACCTTGACTACGTTGACATTTTTTATTCACACCGATTCGACCCAAACACCCCGCTTGAAGAGACGATGGGTGCGTTGGCAACGGCGGTGCATTCTGGTCGGGCTCTCTATGCAGGTATCTCCAGTTATGACGCCGAGCAGACCCGTCAGGCCAAAGCCATCCTTGAATCTAAAGGTGTACCTCTCTTGATTCACCAACCTCGTTACTCAATGTTCGATCGGACAGCAGAAAAGTCACTATTCGATACGCTAGGCGCCGAGGGCATTGGCTCGATTGTCTTCTCACCATTGGCGCAGGGTTTACTAAGCGACCGCTATTTGGGTGGCGTGGCGCCAAAAGGCTCTCGAGCCGCCCTCAATCACTTTCTAAAAGCTCAAAACATCAGCGATGACTACCTACTGCACGCCAACGCTCTCAACGAAATTGCCAAGCAGCGAGGTCAAACCCTTAGCCAATTGGCGCTGAGCTGGGTTTTGCGGCAACCAACAGTTACCTCAGCCCTCATCGGAGTAAGCAGCGTAAAGCAGTTGGAACAAAACGTTGCAACTTTGAGTTCACCAAAGTTGAGCCTCGAGGAGATTCGGGCAATTGAACCTCATGCCATTCATGGTTTGGGATTGAACTAA
- the trxA gene encoding thioredoxin, whose product MATIELGAANFGDTVVKEGITIVDFWAEWCGPCRQFAPVFEEASNKRPEITFGKVDTEAEKQLAGEAGISSIPTLMVFRDGILLYNRAGALPAAALDELITAVEGLDMDEIRKEVEAQGGEIGDVSEPN is encoded by the coding sequence ATGGCAACTATTGAACTTGGCGCGGCAAACTTTGGCGACACTGTCGTAAAAGAGGGCATCACCATCGTTGACTTTTGGGCGGAATGGTGTGGCCCTTGCCGCCAATTTGCGCCAGTTTTCGAAGAAGCGTCGAATAAGCGCCCAGAAATCACTTTCGGTAAGGTCGACACCGAGGCGGAGAAACAGCTTGCTGGCGAGGCTGGCATCAGCTCGATTCCAACTTTGATGGTGTTCCGCGATGGCATCTTGCTTTACAACCGCGCTGGGGCATTGCCTGCGGCAGCTTTGGACGAACTAATCACAGCTGTTGAAGGTTTGGACATGGACGAAATTCGCAAAGAAGTCGAGGCCCAGGGCGGCGAAATCGGCGACGTTTCAGAACCTAACTAA
- a CDS encoding collagen-like protein gives MAVKLSSNAVLALATFLTLTNTTLVVATVNGFSRVTEDLGSYLVSNGGSGGSGGALGNSGGSQGQSGPQGPTGPVGQPGEPGAPGEPGQDGARGPMGATGAAGPKGSTGATGPMGPQGPAGLNGADGAQGPIGPQGIQGVQGPIGLTGPQGPSGVISATAPLVYDSQNQSISLNMNDFDYLGNLGYLQFDVTQDATEAPGRFTWNPEVGTLDLQLEGGMVTLQVGQESVQRVHNNGATALVNGRAVRVAGTSNGLLDVVHADNNSVLGATGVIGVLTEGIAPGAEGFVTTYGLVHDLNTAAWTAGSPLYLNGDGELTSTRPVNGRIIQLGYVVHSDAVDGAIYVSPLQNFEPIIGSACQVPGQVGTGVYGWHNLAGARWIIVCDYP, from the coding sequence ATGGCAGTCAAACTAAGTTCGAACGCTGTCTTGGCGTTAGCAACTTTTCTAACCCTCACTAACACCACACTCGTGGTCGCAACGGTGAACGGCTTTTCTCGCGTGACCGAGGACCTCGGAAGTTATCTGGTCTCAAATGGTGGTTCTGGCGGAAGTGGCGGAGCATTGGGTAATTCCGGTGGATCTCAGGGGCAGTCAGGCCCACAGGGACCAACCGGTCCGGTTGGGCAACCCGGTGAACCAGGTGCCCCGGGAGAACCAGGCCAAGACGGTGCCCGAGGGCCGATGGGCGCAACGGGCGCTGCTGGACCTAAGGGTTCGACTGGCGCCACAGGACCCATGGGTCCGCAGGGTCCGGCAGGCTTAAACGGTGCTGATGGAGCACAGGGTCCAATTGGCCCACAGGGTATTCAAGGTGTGCAGGGTCCCATCGGTCTAACCGGTCCACAGGGCCCGAGTGGTGTGATCTCAGCCACCGCTCCACTGGTTTACGACTCGCAGAATCAGTCAATCTCGCTCAACATGAATGATTTTGATTACCTAGGGAATCTTGGGTACCTACAGTTTGATGTAACCCAAGATGCAACCGAGGCGCCAGGCAGATTTACCTGGAACCCGGAGGTAGGCACGCTTGACCTTCAGCTCGAGGGTGGCATGGTCACGCTTCAAGTTGGCCAAGAGTCGGTGCAGCGAGTTCACAACAACGGTGCAACGGCTCTGGTCAATGGCCGTGCCGTAAGAGTGGCTGGAACATCCAATGGGCTCCTAGATGTGGTGCATGCCGATAACAACTCCGTTTTGGGTGCAACCGGTGTAATCGGTGTTTTGACTGAGGGTATTGCTCCGGGAGCGGAGGGGTTTGTAACCACCTACGGCCTAGTGCACGATTTGAACACCGCTGCCTGGACCGCTGGGTCTCCTTTGTACCTAAACGGCGATGGAGAGTTGACCTCGACTCGGCCGGTAAACGGACGAATTATTCAGTTGGGCTATGTCGTCCACAGTGACGCGGTAGATGGGGCAATTTACGTCTCACCACTCCAGAATTTTGAGCCGATTATTGGATCGGCGTGCCAAGTTCCGGGGCAAGTGGGCACCGGAGTTTATGGCTGGCACAACCTTGCCGGAGCCCGCTGGATTATTGTCTGTGACTACCCATAA
- the ald gene encoding alanine dehydrogenase — translation MHIGVPKEVKNNENRVALTPAGVHELVRHGHSVAVQAGAGVGSGFSDADYLGEGAQVLATASEVWSGAEMVIKVKEPIASEYDLLRPNQILFTYLHLAASRACTEALLKAGTTALAYETVQLANRSLPLLQPMSEVAGRLSAQIGAYHLMKSQGGAGLLMGGVPGAPKAKVVVIGGGVAGEHAATIALGMQADVTVIDVSLPKLRELDARFAGAVKTRVSTAYEIAEQLRDADLVIGSVLIPGEKAPKLVTGKMVQAMKPGSVLVDIAIDQGGCFENSRPTTHDDPTFQVHNCTYYCVANMPGAVPATATRALTNATLPYAIAIANLGWRAAVAADSALAKGLNTHDGKLTFTGVAQAFPDLPYLAVEEVLGA, via the coding sequence ATGCACATCGGTGTACCTAAAGAGGTAAAAAACAACGAAAACCGAGTAGCACTAACTCCAGCTGGAGTGCACGAACTTGTTAGGCACGGTCACTCGGTGGCTGTACAAGCGGGTGCGGGTGTCGGTTCCGGCTTCAGTGACGCTGATTACCTGGGAGAAGGTGCGCAAGTGTTGGCTACAGCCTCTGAGGTTTGGTCGGGTGCCGAGATGGTCATCAAGGTTAAAGAGCCAATCGCCAGCGAGTATGACTTATTGAGACCAAACCAAATCCTCTTCACCTACCTGCACCTCGCTGCCTCGCGAGCTTGCACCGAGGCACTGCTCAAGGCTGGCACCACAGCGCTGGCCTATGAGACGGTCCAGCTGGCAAATCGTTCGCTTCCGCTTCTGCAGCCGATGAGTGAAGTCGCTGGACGCCTATCTGCCCAGATTGGCGCCTATCACCTGATGAAAAGCCAAGGCGGTGCCGGCCTATTGATGGGCGGTGTCCCTGGTGCTCCAAAGGCAAAGGTAGTGGTTATCGGTGGCGGCGTTGCCGGCGAGCACGCAGCTACCATTGCGCTTGGGATGCAGGCCGATGTGACCGTGATCGACGTTTCGCTGCCAAAGTTGCGCGAACTCGATGCCCGTTTCGCTGGCGCTGTTAAGACTCGAGTCTCTACGGCGTACGAAATTGCTGAGCAGTTGCGTGATGCCGATTTGGTAATTGGGTCTGTGCTGATTCCCGGAGAAAAAGCGCCGAAGTTAGTGACCGGCAAGATGGTTCAGGCCATGAAGCCTGGATCGGTGCTGGTTGACATCGCAATTGATCAGGGTGGGTGTTTTGAAAATTCCAGACCGACCACTCACGACGACCCAACTTTTCAAGTCCACAACTGCACCTACTACTGCGTTGCAAATATGCCGGGTGCGGTTCCTGCTACTGCCACGCGCGCGTTGACTAACGCAACCCTTCCGTATGCAATTGCGATTGCCAACCTAGGGTGGCGTGCAGCTGTTGCAGCTGATTCAGCTTTGGCCAAGGGTCTAAATACCCACGATGGAAAACTAACCTTTACCGGCGTGGCCCAGGCTTTTCCCGACCTGCCATACCTTGCGGTCGAAGAGGTTTTGGGCGCTTAG
- a CDS encoding Lrp/AsnC family transcriptional regulator, translating to MNGSAKKFQRELDEIDIELLRLLSSNARMTNADLAASVGIAQSTCITRVRSLISDGVIRSFTANIEPSAVGLESQVLISVTLRAGARAHLSDFMNEMRALPEVIQVFFLGGAEDFMVHLAVKDNNQVREFVLENLSNNATVASTRTNLVFEHFHKGPLT from the coding sequence ATGAACGGTTCAGCGAAGAAATTTCAGCGTGAACTTGATGAGATTGACATCGAATTGCTGCGCTTACTGAGCAGCAATGCCCGCATGACCAACGCCGATCTAGCCGCATCGGTCGGAATTGCTCAATCAACCTGCATTACCCGAGTTCGCAGCTTGATTAGTGACGGGGTGATCCGCAGCTTCACTGCCAACATCGAGCCCAGTGCAGTAGGCCTCGAAAGCCAGGTGCTTATTTCGGTAACGCTGAGAGCTGGTGCGCGCGCCCACCTGAGCGATTTTATGAATGAAATGCGGGCACTACCCGAAGTGATTCAAGTGTTCTTTCTCGGTGGCGCTGAGGACTTTATGGTTCACCTAGCGGTCAAGGACAACAATCAGGTGCGTGAATTCGTGCTGGAAAATCTCTCGAACAATGCAACCGTTGCGTCAACCAGAACCAACCTGGTCTTCGAACACTTCCACAAGGGGCCACTCACATAG
- a CDS encoding glutathione peroxidase produces the protein MTLNQIELTMIDGTKKSFADFAGKVVLVVNVASRCGLTPQYEALEALQEKYENQGFTVLGMPSNQFMQELGSSDAIAEFCKTTFGVTFPLTERVKVNGRNRHPLFEELVKAKDSAGLAGPVMWNFEKFLVLRDGSIKRFRPTTKPDAPEVVSAIEAAIAAK, from the coding sequence ATGACTCTAAACCAGATCGAACTCACCATGATTGATGGCACCAAGAAATCTTTTGCTGATTTTGCCGGCAAGGTTGTCTTGGTCGTAAATGTTGCATCACGCTGCGGGCTAACGCCGCAGTATGAGGCTTTAGAAGCGCTGCAAGAGAAATATGAAAATCAAGGGTTCACGGTTTTGGGTATGCCTTCGAATCAGTTCATGCAGGAGCTTGGATCGAGCGACGCGATTGCAGAGTTCTGCAAAACCACATTTGGGGTCACTTTTCCACTGACCGAGCGAGTCAAGGTAAACGGCCGAAACCGACACCCGCTGTTCGAGGAGTTAGTAAAAGCCAAGGACAGTGCGGGCCTAGCCGGACCCGTCATGTGGAACTTTGAAAAGTTCTTGGTCTTGCGAGACGGTTCAATCAAGCGTTTTAGACCGACCACCAAGCCGGATGCCCCAGAGGTTGTTTCGGCAATTGAAGCAGCGATAGCCGCCAAGTAA
- a CDS encoding aldo/keto reductase encodes MNPLLNLRKSIGFGFMNASWPGSPVLTDEKAREAFLDVLRFALDEGVAFFDTADIYAPSWDAMGHNEILLADAIDGWSGSAEQKQSLILATKGGITRSEGEVWGRNASADYLVRAAERSAKNLRVAVIPVWQHHRLDPSRTFSEALAGLKAVKASGIARHIGVSNYNAKQLRAAFDAVGGPADGGLVSVQNQLNPVYHHDMDVLEICEELGLAYLPWSPMMGARSTESESKSYGILDAIAQAQGVSRFAVASAWLRSLSPNLVVMPGVTKRESVVDSLTGLDFLLSDSDLARLNRELESGPVHHEIISDQPLAD; translated from the coding sequence ATGAACCCGCTACTGAACCTGCGTAAGTCGATCGGCTTTGGTTTTATGAATGCTTCATGGCCCGGGTCGCCAGTGCTCACTGACGAAAAGGCTCGCGAAGCTTTTCTTGATGTCTTGAGATTCGCACTTGATGAGGGTGTCGCTTTCTTTGATACCGCAGACATCTATGCCCCTAGCTGGGACGCGATGGGCCACAACGAAATTTTGCTGGCTGATGCAATTGACGGCTGGTCAGGCTCGGCTGAACAAAAACAGAGTCTCATTTTGGCCACCAAGGGCGGAATCACTCGCAGCGAAGGTGAAGTCTGGGGTCGAAACGCAAGTGCCGATTACCTAGTTAGGGCCGCTGAGCGCTCGGCTAAAAATCTGAGGGTAGCCGTTATCCCGGTTTGGCAGCACCACCGGCTAGATCCATCACGAACTTTTTCTGAGGCATTGGCTGGCCTCAAGGCAGTCAAAGCCTCGGGCATCGCAAGGCACATCGGTGTAAGCAATTACAACGCCAAGCAATTGCGAGCCGCTTTTGATGCTGTCGGTGGCCCCGCCGATGGTGGCTTGGTGTCAGTTCAGAATCAACTGAATCCGGTTTATCACCACGACATGGATGTTCTGGAGATTTGCGAGGAACTGGGTCTGGCTTACCTGCCCTGGTCGCCGATGATGGGTGCGCGCAGCACCGAGAGCGAGAGCAAGTCATACGGGATTCTGGATGCAATTGCGCAGGCTCAGGGAGTCAGCAGATTTGCCGTAGCCAGCGCTTGGCTGCGAAGCCTTTCACCAAACTTGGTGGTTATGCCTGGAGTCACAAAACGTGAATCGGTGGTGGATTCCCTAACCGGTTTGGATTTTCTTTTGTCGGATTCCGATTTAGCTCGACTCAATCGCGAATTGGAGTCCGGTCCGGTGCATCACGAAATCATCAGCGATCAACCGCTGGCTGACTAA
- a CDS encoding UbiA family prenyltransferase encodes MLGRLITISRPVLWINTIGTTLMAVWLTGELWRWDSIWLLIWVTLPFNLLIYGINDIFDQETDNINIRKGGFGGAKIDPREVPWITWGVILTNAPFLIFFGLNYSLEANIWIWAYSLTFLFYSAPPARFKGRPFLDSISNADYAFPLAFVPLALGEEPIWLAVFALMAWSLAKHTYDAIQDIDEDAFVGIKTTAVYLGVNKSLVWVGFWWIVSTILFWFVNIPLALANLAYAAWLIWLIRQDNSTQNAKRVYKYSVAYPYVVGSVAGVQIVTAIVLGAI; translated from the coding sequence GTGCTAGGGCGATTGATAACTATTTCCAGACCGGTTCTGTGGATTAACACCATCGGAACGACACTCATGGCCGTTTGGCTTACCGGAGAGCTCTGGCGGTGGGACTCCATCTGGTTGCTGATTTGGGTGACACTGCCTTTCAACCTGCTGATTTATGGCATCAACGACATCTTTGATCAAGAAACAGACAACATCAATATTCGCAAGGGTGGATTTGGTGGCGCCAAGATTGACCCGCGCGAGGTGCCCTGGATTACATGGGGTGTAATTCTGACCAATGCACCCTTCTTGATTTTCTTTGGCCTCAACTACTCACTCGAAGCCAACATCTGGATTTGGGCCTACAGCCTAACTTTCTTGTTCTACTCAGCCCCGCCGGCTAGGTTCAAGGGCCGCCCGTTCTTGGACTCAATTAGCAACGCGGATTACGCCTTTCCGCTGGCTTTTGTGCCTCTTGCACTCGGCGAGGAACCAATCTGGCTGGCAGTGTTTGCCCTGATGGCCTGGAGCCTTGCCAAGCACACCTACGACGCAATCCAAGACATCGATGAGGACGCATTTGTTGGAATCAAAACCACTGCCGTGTATCTTGGCGTCAACAAATCGCTGGTGTGGGTTGGCTTCTGGTGGATTGTTTCGACAATCCTGTTCTGGTTTGTCAACATTCCACTAGCTCTAGCAAACTTGGCCTACGCAGCCTGGTTGATATGGCTGATTAGACAAGACAACTCAACCCAGAACGCCAAGCGCGTCTATAAGTACTCGGTGGCTTACCCCTATGTGGTTGGTTCAGTAGCGGGCGTTCAAATAGTCACCGCTATTGTCTTGGGCGCAATCTGA